The sequence below is a genomic window from Silene latifolia isolate original U9 population chromosome 7, ASM4854445v1, whole genome shotgun sequence.
atttacattaattacaataatcTACCTTTTGCAAATTGAAGCTGACCTAAAGTCCAATTTCAAGTTTTATGTTCACATTTTTTAAAATTCTTTCCTTTTAACTTTGTTTTGTAGGTAACAATTAACTAGTTTAGGTACCAACTCAACCGTTGAGCTATCACACTTTTATGTCTCATCTTCTGTTCAACCGATGAATGTGTCGCACGGAAAAAAATATTAGATAAGAGACGTGACACAAAATGGGACCGAGGATCTCAACCAGCAACCCAATTGCATTTGCTATTTAATCAGTCTTGGATGGTATTAAACTAATAATGAATTATAACATCTCAAACAAGGGCAGCATCAGATAACAGAACAAATATGACCAGTTTCAGAAACAATCCATCCAAACAAAAATAGTTTCATCATTCATGAACCATATAAGGTATACTTAAAAAGAAGGGTCTTCTCCAAAGAAAAGGGACTTGAAGATAATTTCACAGGTTGCCGGGTCATGTATGAAAAGATGGCCCCCATATGGAACTTCATGGCATTGAATCCATGGCAGTCGTTCTGCAATATAGCGTTGCAATTCCACTGCGACAATCCCATCTTCGCGACCAATCCACATGTGAACCGACTTGCTGTTTTCAGGATACGGGCTGTTTAAATCCAACGGGTCAAATCCCCACTGCCCGAATGAGACTACAATGTCACGGTGTAACGACTCATATGCACCTTGCTGCTCTACCATGTCCTGCACATTTACAAATTTCCAGTCATTAGTCCCACACATTAATATAGTGAAACTAGATGAGCGAGGCAAGAAATCGTGCCTCATCAGGAGTTGGCAAGTCCGACAAAGCTTCTAAGATCATTTGATCGCTCTTGTTAAAAGCTGTAGGGTTAGTCTTCTCAATGTAATCGACTGTAGGGAAAGGAAACCATCTCTGAAGGATCCAAGCTAATTTCGGGACATGGTGGACTATGCGAAGTCTCCATTGGTCCAACATCGGCAGCTTTGTATAGATGCCGTTGCACAATGCAGAAGGAAGTGACGGCCACCAGTAATTGACTACTGGAACACCAAGCATTACACCAGCTAGCCTGCAATAACATTCCGTTTCAGAGAACATCATTATATAGCCTTCAACTATATAATGTGAGCATTTTAAGAAGATGAGTATCTAAGTACAGCGGAATATACCTGTGTGGAATGTATCTAAGACAGCCCCAAACAGGGTAGCAACCAATGGAAAGTCCGATGACATAAAACTTGGATCCGAGCTCAAGTTGATCAGCAAGATCCTGAATATCAAAAGCATCAGTCTTTGGTGAGCGGTTTGGGTTGGGATCACTTTCCGCATATCCTGGTCTGTCGAATGTAATGATACATATTCCCTTCTCTTCCAACCACTCCTGCAAGAAACTGCATGCATTAGCATCTCCTTTATAAAATCACAAACAAGTAATAGAGAGAAGTCAAATTTCATATTTTCAGTTTCTGTATTGACAAACATTTTctagggctgagcaaaattatacgatacggttttGTTATACGTATCAGATACGCTATACGAATTTATTTATACGGAtttccggatatccgatacgAATTTCCggatatacgatacggtttttaaAAAACTGTATCGGATAAGGATCGGCAAAATATGAAACCGGATATACGGTATCCGATACCGTTGCCTTTTTTctagaataaaatattaaaatatatacataaatcacaaaatatccaATATGTTGGTGATTAAACTTTATAAGTTATTTACTCTTAATAactttttaaaacacttttaagttACTAAAAAAATCaataatcttatctttattaattcagaagacaatactcaatccaaggcgtgccacgtcattaattcagttttttttttttttttttttttggaaatacatgttatggtgggacccgttagtgtgcaatgtatttatttcttcagaattccggctatacaaacatgcgacaaatcccgtcttagaacaaatactatgaaataatactatgatataattttatacattccaaataaatgaaattaatggcatataagcggaatgaattacaaatcggaataaatgaaactaattacaaataaatgaattacataattttaaaaaaataataataataaaattacataattacgagaagaaattacatttaattacgggattgaattacatataatgcgaataaattacatgcataatttataaaaactagatagtacgatatttgtaacaagtttaaacattgcatgtgaacacgttttttaaaaaaaaaacatcctttgttatttcctcttaaaccattgcatgtgaacacgtatttgtaacaagtttaaacattaattatgtagatcgctgatttagaccaactagatagaTACAATAaaaatgccaaaaaaaaaaaattatccaaaaacattaataccggcccaaatacatacccgtgcaattttgcacgggtttaaaactagtcacacatagaaaagaaaaaaaatatattaaattacataagTGAGGCTGCAAACCGGATACCGGATATACGGTTTCCGAATATACGGAAAAACCGGAAAATTTCACCGCTTAACTTCTCAGTATAAGACTAAAATCAACTTGAAAAAGAAGGCAAACGAAAGAAATCCATTCATGGCATTGTTAATTATTATCAATCGAGTTGTTAAGAtgaaaaaaattgatttttttttccatGCAAAATGTGAACAATAGTGACAAAAACCCAATTGCATGAAATATTTTAAAAGCGAAGAGTTCTTACATCTGACATGGGAATATAAGTGTGTTTTGAGGTACAAAATCCATGAGTAACAATGACTTTAAATCTGGCATCTTCAATTGAAGCTCCTCTTAATTTATAAGCTAAGTACCTTCCATCCCTCAGTTTGATTCTGGGTGAAAAAACCGGAGGACCATTAACCGATCCACATATCTTTTGAGCAGGAGGCTTAAGTATCTGGTAGATTAACACACATATCAAAACTGCCACAACTACAACAAATCTGCAGCAGGAAGAACCAAATTATCTTATTCGATCATCACAATTGTACATGAAAATTCCATCAAAGAAAATGTTAGGTAATCGAAAACTAGTGTAGAACTCTCATACGGACGGgagcttaaaaaaaaaaaaggtgtgaaaaaaaaaatcaattttaaaTGTCTTGAGGTCCTAAGCGACCCACTTGCTCGTTCCCCTCGAGCAACCTTTGCTCCTACTACTCTCGTAGCAATGGTAATCGAAACTAGGTTACTTAAAGTTCGGCTGCGGGGTCGGCCTAACCTATTTTGTAAAGGAAAATGAGTTAGCGCCACCCGGTGGTGCCCAAATGACTTAGCGCCACCCGGTAGCGCCCAATCtcggcgccaccctctcacatgcaatAAGTGGGGACCCCAATAATAAAAGGTGCATGATAGAGGGTGGCGCCAGGTGATGTTGTATCATTATATGTCAAAAACATAAGTTCATAGTTTCGGCTTAAAAGGTGAAGTGCCGGAGTGTCATAGATCAATAAATTAAAAACACACTAATTTCTCACCATTTTATGTAAATTTTTCTTGCTTGTTGAAAATACTTGGTCAGTTCACATCAAGGTTAAAATGGGTTGGAATTTAAATATATAATAAAGATAATACAAACAAAAGAAGACATATAACTGCACCATTCATGTTTCAACAAATAATCAAAATTAGTAAGAGTTGTAACTGATGTTAtaagttgttacaacttcagaaaaTTCCAATTGCCTTTGACTCTTTCAGCATAGTTTTCATCAGGAAAGCATGACAACCCGAACATAAACATATTTTCTGCATGGATTACGGAGTTGAAATTACCCTGTAAGATTTTTGAACTCACACACTAATCCACGATCACCTCTCTTTTAACTTAATTGGGCGAGAATGCGAGTATTAAACATGGATACTTATACAGATGTCGGCTTTAACACGATTTAAAGTTTAAATCTTTAAACAAAATATTATTAAGGTGAAATTGAGAGATCTTCGAGATGTAAGATTTGAAATCATCAAAAATCAAACTATTTGCTTTCAAATTCCAATCTTTTCTTCTACTTtggccctgttcttttgaacttaatttcagttctaatcgattcgattcagcttcattcgattcgattcagttcactcaattgattcgattcgattgattcgattgaatcgattcgattgattgattgattcggtttatttcaacattactattattattcttattgatattcttattattatttttatattaatgtatttactattgttgttattattattattattattattatattatttttatatttattatattactattatatttattaataattaattcgtattgtttatattattatatttatatttaatacatttattattattattattattattattatattatatttattattttattaatatatttattattattaatattattcataacatatttattattattattatatttaatattattatattaataagttattatttaatatttattattttattaatatactcattattaatattattaatcacatatttattattattattatatttaatattattatgttaataagttattatattagacctattattattattatattatttattttttagttattattattaatatattatattattattaataatgttatcatttatattactaatatattattattattattataaatttatttattattatattaatattttatttttttatatatcttattagattatattaatatattattattattaatgaataatattataataatatttgttattattattattggtattatttttattataatatttattattattattattattattaaaataataataataataataataataatttttattattatttcgattgattcgattgattgattcgattcgattcgattcgactccattaagttcgattcgattcgattcgctccattcgattcgattcgattcgattcgacaATTTCGATCAAAAGAACAGAGCCTTTGTCCAATAAGCTTCTTTCTTTTATCATACAGCATAGTTATTCCATGCTCCATACATATTTATAAAGGATCGAGTAGATCGTTAtcactacaacgaaaacgcgAAAAGCGGCGGAAAATTCCGCCAGTAACCTTTGGCGCCAttgacttggtcaacgcgccAAGTAGTCCTGACGGAtcttgacggaaattccgtcagaaatCCGTCAATTTCCCGCGTTCTCTGACGGCGCTGTTTTTCCGTTAATAAACCGCGTTAATACGAGGGCAGGACGAGTCTATAATCATAAAAGTATAAAACCAACTTGTGATAAGAGGAGTAAACGAATATCCCAATAAACATATAATATGGACCACCTAGCAACCTCATTATTCTGATATGCAACAACTCACTCACACATTAATGTTATATAGCATGTCAACATGAGATACTAGGAGCATAATATCAACAACTTAAAAAATGTATAGTTATAACATCTAAGGGATTACAATGAGTGCTAGAACTTCCATCTATAGTAACCCACTCTTGTCATTTACTAGTTCAAGTATGATAAAGTGACTAAAGTCTGAATCCCTTTAAATGAAATGACTACTCACTACGTGATTAATTCTTCTAATAATGACATTTTTTTTCCACTTTTAAATAAGAAAATATAAGATTTGTTATTGGTGGAATAATTACTTTATACTCCAAAACTCCATCCTCAAGAGATAAGCTAAATaacaacaattggtctcccttgtgacgggttaccatttgtaacggatattttgtgagataaaatggtaacaaaatgggttagtggagaaaggggaccacatgaatagtgttgcagagagagaaaaagtgggtacattgtgaggtaaaatggtatccgtcttcagcttatgacgaatatgtcatgtcttcaatgagaatttgtgaaataaCAATGACTTGGTATATTTggaaacacaaattcttgtttatgaCGAAGATATCCGTTTTATTGTTAGAACAGGTCAAGTATTATTCACTTGCATAGatgaacaaaaaaaaataatatataggGAATAGCAAAACTTTAACCCAACTTTATAAATAGCGTGGTATACTTGATCCGTTTTAATTATAAAATGGATAATTCCGTCTAATGGAGACATACTAGTTTCGAAGTTAGAATTTGATTATTTACAATATGCACTCTTTTGTTCTAAGGTTtttaataggaataattataacggtaataggaataattataatagttaggcctcaaccatcaacttaagattttggttgagatggttcatctatcattggtatcagagccctcacgggttcgaatcctggcaacctcaaaacttcTCAAAATCTCTCAAAGCGTAATAggaataataattataatagttgggcctcaaccatcacttAAAGTTTTGGTTGAGATAGTTCATCTATCAGTTTTGCCATATATGCAAAAGTCCCTAGTGCCTTTGGTAGCTTCAGAATGTTGAGGCAGCATTACTAAATTCTTCTTGTCTTGGTTTTGGAGTTTAAATAATAGAAAGAGTTGTGGCCgtcaataaatttaagaaaaatcCCCCTTTTTTTTTCTG
It includes:
- the LOC141589692 gene encoding uncharacterized protein LOC141589692; the protein is MCGTNDWKFVNVQDMVEQQGAYESLHRDIVVSFGQWGFDPLDLNSPYPENSKSVHMWIGREDGIVAVELQRYIAERLPWIQCHEVPYGGHLFIHDPATCEIIFKSLFFGEDPSF
- the LOC141589693 gene encoding uncharacterized protein LOC141589693, with the protein product MFMFGLSCFPDENYAERVKGNWNFLKLFVVVVAVLICVLIYQILKPPAQKICGSVNGPPVFSPRIKLRDGRYLAYKLRGASIEDARFKVIVTHGFCTSKHTYIPMSDEWLEEKGICIITFDRPGYAESDPNPNRSPKTDAFDIQDLADQLELGSKFYVIGLSIGCYPVWGCLRYIPHRLAGVMLGVPVVNYWWPSLPSALCNGIYTKLPMLDQWRLRIVHHVPKLAWILQRWFPFPTVDYIEKTNPTAFNKSDQMILEALSDLPTPDEARFLASLI